The following proteins are co-located in the Phragmites australis chromosome 10, lpPhrAust1.1, whole genome shotgun sequence genome:
- the LOC133883720 gene encoding uncharacterized protein LOC133883720 isoform X2 has protein sequence MRSEEAASCRGDDANVGAAMLDTDLCPDAGAAAQSTHIRMPQSADRRCHRRARPPPSPFYALHHRPATICPDAGAAAQSTYLRLPQSADRRRHRTGIGEKNKEMNTSPRETKANRVVEVDGMWRAREKELELETKLKSRTNGHTDSRCEKRKINSKSLRLVPKIEQDSRPCATSSSARYSLASVTQTEDGLGDDEEQHWYYRICKTKQ, from the exons ATGCGAAGCGAGGAGGCAGCCAGTTGCCGTGGTGATGACGCCAACGTCGGTGCCGCGATGCTGGATACGGATCTCTGCCCTGACGCAGGAGCTGCCGCCCAATCGACGCACATCCGCATGCCCCAATCGGCCGATCGCCGTTGCCACCGACGTGCGCGTCCACCGCCCTCCCCGTTCTACGCCTTGCACCACCGCCCCGCCACGATCTGTCCTGACGCAGGCGCCGCCGCCCAGTCGACGTACCTCCGCTTGCCCCAGTCGGCCgatcgccgccgccatcgcacGGGTATAGGAGAGAAGAACAAGGAAATGAATACCTCTCCCAGAGAAACAAAAG CTAATCGAGTCGTGGAGGTTGATGGTATGTGGCGTGCCAGGGAGAAGGAACTGGAGCTGGAGACGAAGTTGAAAAGCAGAACTAATGGTCACACAGACTCTAGATGCGAAAAGCGCAAGATCAACTCAAAAAGCCTACGTCTTGTCCCAAAGATTGAGCAAGATAGCAGACCTTGTGCTACCTCTTCTTCAGCGAGGTATTCACTAGCATCTGTTACTCAGACAGAGGATGGACTAGGAGATGATGAAG AACAACATTGGTATTACAGGATATGCAAAACGAAGCAATAA
- the LOC133931411 gene encoding 21 kDa protein-like produces the protein MPRSFAPLLAAVLLALAAAAAASPAHNNAATDFIRKSCRATQYPSVCVKSLSSYGESSPPPRSPRELARAALAVSADRALAASAYVGRLCGGAPGAHGGAKRAAEPVRDCLEDLADGVGHLRDAAEEMGGGMGREGSPAFKWHLSNVQTWCSAALTDESTCLDGLSRGVDAATRAAIRGKVVEVAQVTSNALVLVNRVGPGY, from the coding sequence ATGCCTCGCTCCTTTGctcccctcctcgccgccgtgctCCTGGCActcgcggccgcggccgccgcgtcgCCGGCGCACAACAACGCCGCCACCGACTTCATCCGGAAGTCGTGCCGCGCGACGCAGTACCCGTCGGTGTGCGTGAAGAGCCTGTCCTCGTACGGCgagtcgtcgccgccgccgcggagccCGCGGGAGCTGGCGCGCGCGGCGCTGGCCGTGAGCGCGGACCGCGCGCTCGCGGCGTCGGCGTACGTGGGGCGGCTGTGCGGCGGGGCGCCGGGGGCCCACGGCGGAGCGAAGCGCGCGGCGGAGCCCGTGCGCGACTGCCTGGAGGACCTGGCGGACGGCGTGGGCCACCTCCGCGACGCTGCGGAGGAGATGGGCGGCGGCATGGGCCGCgagggctcgccggcgttcaagTGGCACCTGAGCAACGTGCAGACTTGGTGCAGCGCGGCGCTCACCGACGAGAGCACCTGCCTCGACGGGCTCTCCCGCGGCGTCGACGCCGCCACGCGCGCCGCCATCCGCGGCAAGGTCGTCGAGGTCGCCCAGGTCACCAGCAACGCGCTCGTCCTCGTCAACCGGGTTGGGCCAGGATACTAG
- the LOC133931289 gene encoding uncharacterized protein LOC133931289 isoform X1: MSCDPPPVAPPGAAGVDPQPAPDAEPSEVMHRTRAVDFLGRRTPIVYQNDNGPCPLLAICNVLLLKNVISLNPDAGEVSQQKLLSLVAERLIDSNSSVQGKDEEYVRNREQNVADAIDLLPRLTTGIDVNVMFREIYDFEFTRERAIFDLLDIPLYHGWIMDPQDTETATAIGSKSYNVLAAGLAEFKSGKPIEESKHVEEETVDFAIATAAALKIPSPSVSRGRSFDEHTLSDPAELQKRRGDREEEEELMRVLNLSKTDTVDDVDGSVSFDTSHNHPSSNVEETPHSESFRSEATERVGATNKEEHGNHAVSDDASMLQDSNDVANGSQVVPEALTSKEPEGNGIKKFPEDLDISVQSSESAPACSSHESFIPSDQLAASTLDESGKETCSEHSDVQIHGQSTDTEVTCVSSVAACEAAPSHATTELDGKCESLDNSETLSLSIQENEPIYQGEEHILGTRNMVSENQEPVYEGELVLAEQADKIGESSHCLEDKTAEHQWVLIDNFLRNTANQLTVYGLFCLQEGLNERELCVFFRNNHFNTMFKYNGSLYLLATDQGFISQTDLVWQKLDEVNGDGVFLTSNFTPFNAEIPRNDSWNEQQAMTSTADYLAQFDNSTLPHSSENSDLELAIALQQQEFERQPQRYQPPPPPQQQQQNQTQQPPNQSGRPGLVVGPRRSNAPPPPRSESKKEKCIVM, translated from the exons ATGTCGTGCGACCCGCCGCCGGTGGCCCCGCCCGGCGCGGCGGGGGTGGATCCCCAGCCCGCGCCGGACGCCGAGCCGTCCGAGGTGATGCACCGGACGAGAGCCGTCGACTTCCTCGGCCGCCGCACGCCCATCGTCTACCAGAACGACAACGGCCCGTGCCCGCTACTCGCCATCT GTAACGTGCTGCTGCTGAAGAATGTGATCAGCCTGAACCCGGACGCCGGCGAGGTGTCGCAGCAGAAGTTGCTCTCGCTCGTCGCCGAGCGCCTCATCGACTCCAACAGCAGTGTGCAG GGCAAGGACGAGGAGTACGTTCGTAACCGGGAGCAGAACGTCGCGGACGCGATCGACCTTCTGCCACGCCTCACGACCGGCATCGACGTGAATGTGATGTTCAGGGA GATATATGACTTTGAGTTCACCCGAGAACGTGCCATATTTGATCTTCTGGATATTCCACTATACCATGGATGGATAATGGATCCTCAG gatACTGAAACTGCTACTGCTATTGGATCGAAGTCCTACAATGTTCTTGCTGCTGGGCTTGCTGAATTTAAGTCAGGGAAACCAATAGAAGAGAGTAAACATGTGGAGGAAGAAACTGTTGATTTTGCTATTGCAACAGCTGCGGCATTAAAGATTCCTTCACCCAGTGTTTCTCGAGGGAGATCATTTGATGAACATACACTCTCAGACCCAGCTGAACTGCAAAAAAGGCGAGGTGAccgtgaggaagaagaggaactGATGAGAGTCCTTAATCTATCCAAAACTGATACTGTAGATGATGTTGATGGATCTGTTTCCTTTGACACATCGCATAATCATCCATCCTCCAACGTGGAGGAAACACCACATAGTGAGAGCTTCCGATCAGAGGCAACAGAGAGGGTGGGAGCAACAAATAAAGAGGAACATGGTAACCATGCTGTGAGTGATGATGCTTCTATGCTACAGGACTCAAATGATGTTGCTAATGGCAGTCAAGTTGTGCCCGAAGCTTTGACATCTAAAGAACCAGAGGGCAATGGAATAAAGAAGTTTCCAGAGGACCTTGATATATCTGTTCAATCCTCAGAATCTGCTCCTGCTTGTTCGTCTCATGAATCTTTTATTCCTAGTGACCAACTTGCTGCTTCTACTCTTGATGAATCTGGTAAAGAAACTTGCAGTGAACATTCTGATGTGCAAATTCATGGCCAGTCTACTGATACTGAGGTCACTTGTGTCTCATCAGTTGCAGCTTGTGAAGCTGCTCCAAGTCATGCTACAACAGAGCTGGATGGGAAATGTGAGTCTTTAGATAATTCTGAGACCCTCTCTTTAAGCATTCAGGAAAATGAACCAATTTACCAAGGAGAAGAGCACATACTTGGCACCAGAAATATGGTATCTGAAAATCAAGAGCCAGTATATGAGGGTGAGCTGGTTCTCGCTGAGCAGGCTGACAAGATTGGGGAAAGTAGTCATTGCTTGGAAGACAAAACTGCTGAGCATCAAT GGGTGCTTATTGACAATTTTTTGCGGAACACTGCTAACCAGCTAACTGTCTATGG TCTCTTCTGTTTACAAGAGGGACTTAACGAGAGAGAGCTTTGCGTCTTCTTCCGTAATAACCACTTCAACACAATGTTCAAG TATAATGGAAGTCTATATCTCCTAGCAACCGATCAGGGTTTTATAAGCCAAACTGATTTGGTATGGCAAAAGTTGGATGAG GTGAATGGAGATGGGGTTTTTCTGACTAGCAACTTCACGCCATTCAATGCTGAAATTCCGAGAAATGATTCATGGAATGAACAGCAGGCTATGACGAGCACTGCT GACTATCTTGCTCAATTTGATAACTCAACTTTACCACATTCATCTGAAAA CTCTGATCTAGAGCTAGCTATAGCGCTTCAACAGCAGGAGTTTGAGCGGCAACCTCAAAGATACcagcctccaccaccaccacagcagcaacagcaaaaTCAGACGCAGCAACCACCGAATCAATCTGGCCGACCAGGACTTGTCGTTGGTCCAAGG AGGTCCAACGCCCCACCCCCACCAAGAAGTGAGTCGAAGAAAGAGAAGTGCATTGTCATGTAA
- the LOC133883719 gene encoding non-specific lipid transfer protein GPI-anchored 7-like isoform X2 — translation MAMQLHSARFRPTYVPPTSHPAWLSPPTAPTATSITPAASITRSHCHTTVTGTMHSLGRRARLLAVAVAFVAAAAPSSVQAQGTDGTAVPSCAAKLVPCGGYLNSTSTPPASCCGPLKEAAANETACMCAILVNKAALQAFGVAPEQGMHLAKRCGVTTDASACAKYAATGAGAGAATAGSTAASSASTGSSASTVTKPSASGGGTTHRLSLTGASSLVGFSFIWWTIMA, via the exons ATGGCCATGCAGCTGCACAGCGCAAGATTCCGGCCCACGTACGTGCCGCCAACCAGCCACCCAGCCTGGCTTTCGCCACCAACCGCGCCCACGGCCACCTCCATAACACCAGCAGCATCGATCACTCGCTCACACTGTCACACTACTGTCACCGGCACGATGCATAgcctcggccgccgcgcgcgccttctggccgtcgccgtcgccttcgTGGCGGCGGCCGCGCCTTCCTCCGTGCAGGCGCAGGGGACCGACGGCACCGCGGTGCCGTCGTGCGCGGCGAAGCTGGTGCCGTGCGGGGGATACCTCAACTCCACGTCCACGCCGCCGGCGTCGTGCTGCGGCCCGCTcaaggaggcggcggccaacGAGACGGCGTGCATGTGCGCCATCCTCGTCAACAAGGCCGCGCTGCAGGCGTTCGGCGTGGCGCCCGAGCAGGGGATGCACCTCGCCAAGCGCtgcggcgtcaccaccgacgcctccgccTGCGCCAAGTACGCCGCCACCGGCGCCGGTGCAG GTGCAGCCACTGCCGGCAGTACTGCCGCCTCTTCAGCTTCCACTGGCAGCTCTGCTTCTACAG TGACCAAACCATCAGCCAGCGGAGGAGGCACCACGCATCGCCTGAGCTTGACCGGCGCATCGTCCTTGGTAGGCTTCAGTTTCATCTGGTGGACGATCATGGCATAG
- the LOC133931290 gene encoding lysophospholipid acyltransferase LPEAT2-like → MASPNPSPSPNSLSTPLLSDSVAPTRAVNDHGNHHHGHAAASVCDGGGDPFAFLSEDRPPRDRGPSPADPFRNGTPAWGGGLYGWARALLCAPVAAVRLVLFGLAIAVGYAATRVALRGWVDTQGLPREGAGPMPAWRRRLMWVTRISARCILFAFGYHWIKRKGRPAPRELAPIVVSNHVSYIEPIFYFYELFPTIVSSESHDSLPLVGTIIRAMQVIYVDRFSPASRKAAVNEIKRKAACNSFPRVLLFPEGTTTNGRFLISFQHGAFIPGYPVQPVVVRYPHVHFDQSWGNISLVKLMFKMFTQFHNFMEVEYLPIVYPPEIKQENALHFADNTSYAMAHALNVLPTSYSYGDSMIIARAAEAGKANCSNYMVEMAWVKEIYGVSTAEAMELLEHFLAMNPDSDGRVKAQDFWAPFGLDCSPLCKKIFHYFDFDKKESITFRQFLVGCAHLRKQPLFEGACETAFEKCRDPETSDISRAQLADVLRLSMLMPSDDGMLKLFKTFDVDDDDKIGKDDFVTCLQRLPFMIALFAGPINGEVYIEIV, encoded by the exons ATGGCgtctccaaaccctagccctagCCCCAACTCCCTCTCCACGCCCCTCCTCTCTGACTCCGTCGCGCCGACCCGCGCTGTCAACGACCACGGCAACCATCACCACGgccacgccgccgcctccgtgtgcgatggcggcggcgacccGTTCGCGTTCCTCTCGGAGGATCGTCCCCCGCGGGACCGAGGCCCGTCCCCGGCCGACCCGTTCCGCAACGGGACGCCGGCGTGGGGCGGCGGCTTGTACGGGTGGGCGAGGGCGCTGCTGTGCGCGCCGGTCGCGGCCGTGCGGCTGGTGCTGTTCGGGCTGGCCATCGCGGTCGGGTACGCGGCCACGCGGGTGGCGCTGCGCGGGTGGGTCGACACGCAGGGGCTTCCGCGGGAGGGCGCCGGGCCCATGCCGGCGTGGCGGCGACGGCTCATGTGGGTCACGCGGATCTCCGCGCGCTGCATCCTCTTCGCCTTCGG GTATCATTGGATCAAGAGGAAAGGAAGGCCTGCCCCCAGAGAACTCGCACCTATAGTTGTTTCCAATCATGTCTCGTACATAGAACCTATATTCTACTTCTACGAACTGTTTCCAACCATTGTTTCATCGGAGTCTCATGATTCCCTACCGTTAGTTGGAACAATTATTCGAGCAATGCAG GTTATATATGTCGATAGATTCTCACCAGCTTCAAGGAAGGCTGCTGtaaatgaaataaag AGAAAGGCCGCTTGCAATAGCTTTCCACGGGTCCTGTTATTCCCTGAAGGCACCACAACAAATGGGAGATTCCTGATTTCATTCCAACATGGCGCATTCATACCGGGCTACCCTGTTCAACCAGTTGTTGTTCGTTATCCACATGTGCACTTTGATCAATCATG GGGAAATATATCGTTAGTAAAACTCATGTTTAAGATGTTCACCCAGTTTCACAATTTCATGGAG GTTGAGTACCTCCCTATTGTCTACCCTCCTGAGATCAAGCAAGAGAATGCCCTTCATTTCGCAGACAAT ACCAGCTATGCTATGGCACATGCCCTTAATGTTTTGCCGACTTCTTATTCATATGGTGATTCAATGATTATTGCACGAGCAGCAGAAGCTGGAAAG GCGAATTGCTCAAATTATATGGTAGAAATGGCCTGGGTAAAAGAG ATTTATGGTGTAAGCACAGCAGAAGCAATGGAACTCTTGGAACACTTCCTAGCTATGAATCCAGATAGCGA TGGACGTGTGAAAGCACAAGACTTTTGGGCTCCTTTTGGTCTAGATTGCAGTCCTCTGTGCAAAAAG aTATTTCACTACTTCGATTTCGACAAAAAGGAATCCATAACATTCCGTCAG TTCTTGGTTGGGTGTGCGCACCTCAGGAAGCAGCCGTTGTTCGAGGGTGCCTGCGAGACTGCCTTTGAGAAGTGCAGGGATCCGGAAACATCCGACATCTCCAGGGCGCAGCTAGCTGACGTCCTACGGTTAAGCATGCTGATGCCTTCTGACGACGGG ATGCTAAAGCTGTTCAAGACGTTCGACGTCGACGATGACGATAAGATCGGCAAGGATGACTTCGTCACGTGCCTCCAGAGATTGCCCTTTATGATCGCGCTCTTCGCTGGCCCGATCAACGGGGAAGTGTACATCGAGATAGTCTGA
- the LOC133883720 gene encoding uncharacterized protein LOC133883720 isoform X1 → MRSEEAASCRGDDANVGAAMLDTDLCPDAGAAAQSTHIRMPQSADRRCHRRARPPPSPFYALHHRPATICPDAGAAAQSTYLRLPQSADRRRHRTGIGEKNKEMNTSPRETKANRVVEVDGMWRAREKELELETKLKSRTNGHTDSRCEKRKINSKSLRLVPKIEQDSRPCATSSSARYSLASVTQTEDGLGDDEGYAKRSNNQMMIGTLLG, encoded by the exons ATGCGAAGCGAGGAGGCAGCCAGTTGCCGTGGTGATGACGCCAACGTCGGTGCCGCGATGCTGGATACGGATCTCTGCCCTGACGCAGGAGCTGCCGCCCAATCGACGCACATCCGCATGCCCCAATCGGCCGATCGCCGTTGCCACCGACGTGCGCGTCCACCGCCCTCCCCGTTCTACGCCTTGCACCACCGCCCCGCCACGATCTGTCCTGACGCAGGCGCCGCCGCCCAGTCGACGTACCTCCGCTTGCCCCAGTCGGCCgatcgccgccgccatcgcacGGGTATAGGAGAGAAGAACAAGGAAATGAATACCTCTCCCAGAGAAACAAAAG CTAATCGAGTCGTGGAGGTTGATGGTATGTGGCGTGCCAGGGAGAAGGAACTGGAGCTGGAGACGAAGTTGAAAAGCAGAACTAATGGTCACACAGACTCTAGATGCGAAAAGCGCAAGATCAACTCAAAAAGCCTACGTCTTGTCCCAAAGATTGAGCAAGATAGCAGACCTTGTGCTACCTCTTCTTCAGCGAGGTATTCACTAGCATCTGTTACTCAGACAGAGGATGGACTAGGAGATGATGAAG GATATGCAAAACGAAGCAATAACCAGATGATGATAGGTACATTATTGGGATAG
- the LOC133931289 gene encoding uncharacterized protein LOC133931289 isoform X2 → MSCDPPPVAPPGAAGVDPQPAPDAEPSEVMHRTRAVDFLGRRTPIVYQNDNGPCPLLAICNVLLLKNVISLNPDAGEVSQQKLLSLVAERLIDSNSSVQGKDEEYVRNREQNVADAIDLLPRLTTGIDVNVMFREIYDFEFTRERAIFDLLDIPLYHGWIMDPQDTETATAIGSKSYNVLAAGLAEFKSGKPIEESKHVEEETVDFAIATAAALKIPSPSVSRGRSFDEHTLSDPAELQKRRGDREEEEELMRVLNLSKTDTVDDVDGSVSFDTSHNHPSSNVEETPHSESFRSEATERVGATNKEEHGNHAVSDDASMLQDSNDVANGSQVVPEALTSKEPEGNGIKKFPEDLDISVQSSESAPACSSHESFIPSDQLAASTLDESVAACEAAPSHATTELDGKCESLDNSETLSLSIQENEPIYQGEEHILGTRNMVSENQEPVYEGELVLAEQADKIGESSHCLEDKTAEHQWVLIDNFLRNTANQLTVYGLFCLQEGLNERELCVFFRNNHFNTMFKYNGSLYLLATDQGFISQTDLVWQKLDEVNGDGVFLTSNFTPFNAEIPRNDSWNEQQAMTSTADYLAQFDNSTLPHSSENSDLELAIALQQQEFERQPQRYQPPPPPQQQQQNQTQQPPNQSGRPGLVVGPRRSNAPPPPRSESKKEKCIVM, encoded by the exons ATGTCGTGCGACCCGCCGCCGGTGGCCCCGCCCGGCGCGGCGGGGGTGGATCCCCAGCCCGCGCCGGACGCCGAGCCGTCCGAGGTGATGCACCGGACGAGAGCCGTCGACTTCCTCGGCCGCCGCACGCCCATCGTCTACCAGAACGACAACGGCCCGTGCCCGCTACTCGCCATCT GTAACGTGCTGCTGCTGAAGAATGTGATCAGCCTGAACCCGGACGCCGGCGAGGTGTCGCAGCAGAAGTTGCTCTCGCTCGTCGCCGAGCGCCTCATCGACTCCAACAGCAGTGTGCAG GGCAAGGACGAGGAGTACGTTCGTAACCGGGAGCAGAACGTCGCGGACGCGATCGACCTTCTGCCACGCCTCACGACCGGCATCGACGTGAATGTGATGTTCAGGGA GATATATGACTTTGAGTTCACCCGAGAACGTGCCATATTTGATCTTCTGGATATTCCACTATACCATGGATGGATAATGGATCCTCAG gatACTGAAACTGCTACTGCTATTGGATCGAAGTCCTACAATGTTCTTGCTGCTGGGCTTGCTGAATTTAAGTCAGGGAAACCAATAGAAGAGAGTAAACATGTGGAGGAAGAAACTGTTGATTTTGCTATTGCAACAGCTGCGGCATTAAAGATTCCTTCACCCAGTGTTTCTCGAGGGAGATCATTTGATGAACATACACTCTCAGACCCAGCTGAACTGCAAAAAAGGCGAGGTGAccgtgaggaagaagaggaactGATGAGAGTCCTTAATCTATCCAAAACTGATACTGTAGATGATGTTGATGGATCTGTTTCCTTTGACACATCGCATAATCATCCATCCTCCAACGTGGAGGAAACACCACATAGTGAGAGCTTCCGATCAGAGGCAACAGAGAGGGTGGGAGCAACAAATAAAGAGGAACATGGTAACCATGCTGTGAGTGATGATGCTTCTATGCTACAGGACTCAAATGATGTTGCTAATGGCAGTCAAGTTGTGCCCGAAGCTTTGACATCTAAAGAACCAGAGGGCAATGGAATAAAGAAGTTTCCAGAGGACCTTGATATATCTGTTCAATCCTCAGAATCTGCTCCTGCTTGTTCGTCTCATGAATCTTTTATTCCTAGTGACCAACTTGCTGCTTCTACTCTTGATGAATCTG TTGCAGCTTGTGAAGCTGCTCCAAGTCATGCTACAACAGAGCTGGATGGGAAATGTGAGTCTTTAGATAATTCTGAGACCCTCTCTTTAAGCATTCAGGAAAATGAACCAATTTACCAAGGAGAAGAGCACATACTTGGCACCAGAAATATGGTATCTGAAAATCAAGAGCCAGTATATGAGGGTGAGCTGGTTCTCGCTGAGCAGGCTGACAAGATTGGGGAAAGTAGTCATTGCTTGGAAGACAAAACTGCTGAGCATCAAT GGGTGCTTATTGACAATTTTTTGCGGAACACTGCTAACCAGCTAACTGTCTATGG TCTCTTCTGTTTACAAGAGGGACTTAACGAGAGAGAGCTTTGCGTCTTCTTCCGTAATAACCACTTCAACACAATGTTCAAG TATAATGGAAGTCTATATCTCCTAGCAACCGATCAGGGTTTTATAAGCCAAACTGATTTGGTATGGCAAAAGTTGGATGAG GTGAATGGAGATGGGGTTTTTCTGACTAGCAACTTCACGCCATTCAATGCTGAAATTCCGAGAAATGATTCATGGAATGAACAGCAGGCTATGACGAGCACTGCT GACTATCTTGCTCAATTTGATAACTCAACTTTACCACATTCATCTGAAAA CTCTGATCTAGAGCTAGCTATAGCGCTTCAACAGCAGGAGTTTGAGCGGCAACCTCAAAGATACcagcctccaccaccaccacagcagcaacagcaaaaTCAGACGCAGCAACCACCGAATCAATCTGGCCGACCAGGACTTGTCGTTGGTCCAAGG AGGTCCAACGCCCCACCCCCACCAAGAAGTGAGTCGAAGAAAGAGAAGTGCATTGTCATGTAA
- the LOC133883719 gene encoding non-specific lipid transfer protein GPI-anchored 9-like isoform X1 — translation MAMQLHSARFRPTYVPPTSHPAWLSPPTAPTATSITPAASITRSHCHTTVTGTMHSLGRRARLLAVAVAFVAAAAPSSVQAQGTDGTAVPSCAAKLVPCGGYLNSTSTPPASCCGPLKEAAANETACMCAILVNKAALQAFGVAPEQGMHLAKRCGVTTDASACAKYAATGAGAAGAATAGSTAASSASTGSSASTVTKPSASGGGTTHRLSLTGASSLVGFSFIWWTIMA, via the exons ATGGCCATGCAGCTGCACAGCGCAAGATTCCGGCCCACGTACGTGCCGCCAACCAGCCACCCAGCCTGGCTTTCGCCACCAACCGCGCCCACGGCCACCTCCATAACACCAGCAGCATCGATCACTCGCTCACACTGTCACACTACTGTCACCGGCACGATGCATAgcctcggccgccgcgcgcgccttctggccgtcgccgtcgccttcgTGGCGGCGGCCGCGCCTTCCTCCGTGCAGGCGCAGGGGACCGACGGCACCGCGGTGCCGTCGTGCGCGGCGAAGCTGGTGCCGTGCGGGGGATACCTCAACTCCACGTCCACGCCGCCGGCGTCGTGCTGCGGCCCGCTcaaggaggcggcggccaacGAGACGGCGTGCATGTGCGCCATCCTCGTCAACAAGGCCGCGCTGCAGGCGTTCGGCGTGGCGCCCGAGCAGGGGATGCACCTCGCCAAGCGCtgcggcgtcaccaccgacgcctccgccTGCGCCAAGTACGCCGCCACCGGCGCCGGTGCAG CAGGTGCAGCCACTGCCGGCAGTACTGCCGCCTCTTCAGCTTCCACTGGCAGCTCTGCTTCTACAG TGACCAAACCATCAGCCAGCGGAGGAGGCACCACGCATCGCCTGAGCTTGACCGGCGCATCGTCCTTGGTAGGCTTCAGTTTCATCTGGTGGACGATCATGGCATAG